Genomic DNA from Hordeum vulgare subsp. vulgare chromosome 2H, MorexV3_pseudomolecules_assembly, whole genome shotgun sequence:
GAAATGTCCTGCATGTTAGGTGTATATTTTGGGGTAGTGTCATGTGGTTTCAGAACCTATGCTATCTGGGACATGTAATGACTTTTATGTTGAGATTCAGGAACTTAACTGAATTTTGGACAGTTTATCTAGAATTCAGTAACTTAACTGAATTTTGGACAGTTTACCTAAAATTCACTTACCATCATACAACATGCACACTGGAACAGAGAAAAATATAACAACATAATATCCAGTTCCCATCAGTTACCAGTACTTCTAACATGATAGAGTACTTCCCATCCAGTTCACATCAGTTCATACCGAAAGTAAAAGTACTTCTAACTTATATGCTGAAATGTCGCAGCATACCTAACCAGACAAGACATCTCCGgaagaagattcatcatttcagcttcgtcttatcatcttgaatttgtctccaatcatgagtgatcccttcttgctatccggtgcatttctgacttgttttctttctcgatcctccgaaggccatcatttcagaagattcttcgttctcagctttcagctttcatcttctcaattgttgtctcttcgttcgtctctcgattatccggtgccttgttctagtattctctcaggtggcttatgatctcttcattctcatgtttatccattaattcgtggtgttcccattcaattgtgaattcttatcggtgcttccttcaattttgcttcaagtggtgcttatctctctgtctcttcaagattcatttctagtagaataagtgatatgctaaatccattgcttgtcatcaatttaacttgatgaaggataagcataacataattcttattcttgttcttccttcttccaagggatttcaattcttcttccggagcggctcatgatatcaattcctttttttctcaaagtatgcttatcttttcttttcccgggttccaagttttctcaagtacctctttgtgaagcttcatctaaatcttggctggtcattatcatattcttttctaccttcatatctttgcatcgctCATTTATATACGGAGgtctttcatggtggttcatcaaggtatcaattcattctcaaagtattcttcaagattcttattggagaacctcaagtattctttctcttccattttcggtgcaattgttcttcctttatcctttgaggtggtattatagcattcttgttagtgtaggatcctcgaagagttttcctttcaagaatgagataattaaatccatcgattctatgatcatgagatattttcaacccatgatttcttcattgagcaatcttggtttggatttcacctaaagcttttcctatggattgttgctattatggtgcttgtctttcatccaagttctcaatgtatcctcttggtgtaagaaattgttcatatcttgtttctcccaatcaatccttgtttctgttagtggttggttgtcacttcattagtttgaaaaggtttccataagcccactactatcttgttcttttctttgttgttttcccaacaactccgttcaattcttcttgtaaggatgattgccaagttcatttgtgatgatagttgtcattcttctcttcattctcttcttctgcttgagctagttcatattctcttgttccggaggcattgtgttgttgctcttttgggtctattatgttgttctatcaagatcatggtgttcccttgttctatttagttgtttgttatgtatattgtctaattctctcttcttatcgaattttttgtcccattttcctactgaagtgctgccgaaattttccgtgaattcttgcttcttctcttatcattcctcatctctttgcaaccttcaaggatcgttcgtttcactcgtttgtcaaagaagcgactaagttttaccttttgcttttctcatcctatcccccctttcattcttggatcttggggtgagatcttcttgtagtgtaggagagttgtgacagcccgatgccgacgttccagaagattcctctctctttccattttcgtcgtgtgtctatttttcttttgtcgcatcatctttgcatcatgcgcatcatcagctttgcatcggcatcccgttgccgccagttttcaaaactcgcatccgttgttagttgccggttctcgtcgttgaccgttcggagtccgaccgcacacgcacgcgcccgcggcaccgtcaaaaccctgtttttaaagcttgcgtaaaactttctctgatcgggttgagatttgacgtgcggtcttattttaatatagccaggccgcctgtcgaatttcgtcacgatcggagtccgtctggtccccgaacggtcgaccgtagcggcaccgtagtcgatctaccgtcggacgtcatcggtgttttaaaaatctcgTTGCCGCGCAGCCCGGTCCGAACCCCCCCGACCCGAAAGTACGCTCGTGACCatggggtccggatcaaccccgctttaccgcaaaccgtcatcggtttgtccattggacttccTAACCTATTTATCTCGACCACCCGATCTTAATCGGATGGTCCAGATGCCCCTAAAACCCAACCCGCTGCTATATATACCAAACTCAACCCTAAAATCTTGCATCTGTCCCATCCACCCgcagtcgccgccgcctccctctgtcTCGGCATCCATGACGACAACGAGCAGCCTCCGACCATCTCTGCTGTATTTCAGCGCTAGCCAATCCAACCCAATCCATCCATCCAACCTGCCGCACCCAACCCACGAGATCCTCCATTGCCGCTGGTAGGATCTTCACAGTTAGCCATCTCTCTCTCTGCTTCTCTGCCCGTGTTTTTCCTCTCTGAATTTTTCCTCTATCTCATCTCTCCCCATGAACCAGGAACAGGCAAACGGCCATGGACATCATTGCCGCTCGAATCCTCCTCCGCCCCGCCTCGTCCTCCCGCCGGTGAGCCGAACCGCCGTCCCATGCTCTCTGTTCTTCCTCGTGCTCCTtcccatctccttcctcctctgatctatctctctctctctcttggtttTTTTCCCCTTCTCTGTCAGGGAGCGAACTCAGCTCGCAGCTACAGGAGCCGCCATGGCCAGCGTGGCCAGCTTCCGCTGCTGCAGGCTGCCCCGGCCGCCCCAAGGATCTCCTCGCCGGAgctccaccagcaggtaggccggTTGCACGTCCTTCCCTCTCCCCTCGGGTCTCTCTCTTCCTCTGAATTCTTTCTCTCGCTGGTTCAGGAACATCGTTGTTAGCAAGCAGGAGTTGGACCTCTCCCATGTGCTCGTGCGTCGGATCGAGCTCCTGTCGCGAGGAATGGATGCCCCAGTCCTGGAACAGCCCATCCCTGCTCTCGGTATGGATCGCCTCgccctggatccgccgaccatcgCTCTGTTCGTCGCGTCGCGCAGCCCAGCAACCTGCATCTGAAACAGAGTTGTTCTGTCTCGTTTTGCAGTTTCGTCAGTTAAGCGTGCGTGTATGATACTTCTCGCGCAGTCATCGTTTGTGTACTAAAGTCCACCGTAGCCCAGCTGGTCAGCGCCCTGGTGACCCACCGTGAGGTTCATCAAGTCTGCAGTCGTTCCATGGAGACGATAGTGTATCTGGCCTAGTGGCCAGTGCCACAATTAGTTCCCCAAGCGACCAGGGATCGAATCCCTGGCAGCccttttattattttgttgctttgATCTTTTATGAGTAGAATAGCTCGCCCAGTGCCCATCATAGTAACCCTGCGCCCTTTGGACCTGCGGGCATGTGTTCTGTATGGGCCCGTTttagttcttctttcttttctacaACCTATAATTTTATCTtctttttttagaaaaaatgATTTGTTTTTCAAGTGCTCGTAGATTAtcaaccgtgcatcggattaaaatgatttcaacatgtAAGTTTCTTAGAATTTTCCGTAGTTTCTCAAAaaccaactttcatgcatgataaaattaCATAAACGTGTTGTTTGCTTCAGTTTGCGTGTCGATATGTTAGAAGCGGTTTAggacgtagttatttaaccgtacctccgttggagatgtgccatatatataAATGGGCCAGAACGATGAGaaacacgtgaaccactttgttttgctgtttaacaaacttaaaatgtgattaggacaaatctggacagaattagaat
This window encodes:
- the LOC123431212 gene encoding uncharacterized protein LOC123431212; the protein is MNQEQANGHGHHCRSNPPPPRLVLPPVSRTAVPCSLFFLVLLPISFLLAGAPPAGTSLLASRSWTSPMCSCVGSSSCREEWMPQSWNSPSLLSFRQLSVRV